The Geodermatophilaceae bacterium NBWT11 genome has a segment encoding these proteins:
- a CDS encoding DUF421 domain-containing protein — MWHDLFVQQLPWTEKVLRTVLVYALLVVLFRLTGKRGLASMNTFDVIVVFMLGNVVQNAVIGNDDSVTGGAIGAVTLVAVNALVNRLVVVSPLAQRLFEGTPTTVIRDGRVLPGALRRLGLQRTELEHAVRVQNGDDVAQVDHAELEPGGQLLLTLKDDEQGATKADVAELLARLARVEDLLTARPAPPGAPPGAGRRDC; from the coding sequence ATGTGGCACGACCTGTTCGTCCAGCAGCTGCCGTGGACCGAGAAGGTGCTGCGCACCGTGCTGGTCTACGCGCTGCTGGTGGTGCTGTTCCGGCTCACCGGCAAGCGCGGGCTGGCCTCGATGAACACCTTCGACGTGATCGTGGTGTTCATGCTGGGCAACGTCGTGCAGAACGCGGTCATCGGCAACGACGACTCGGTGACCGGCGGGGCGATCGGCGCGGTCACCCTGGTCGCGGTGAACGCGCTGGTCAACCGGCTGGTGGTGGTCAGCCCGCTGGCCCAGCGGCTGTTCGAGGGCACCCCGACCACGGTGATCCGGGACGGTCGGGTGCTGCCCGGGGCGCTGCGCCGGCTGGGGCTGCAGCGCACCGAGCTCGAGCACGCCGTCCGGGTGCAGAACGGCGACGACGTCGCCCAGGTCGACCACGCCGAGCTCGAACCCGGCGGCCAGCTCCTGCTGACGCTCAAGGACGACGAGCAGGGCGCCACCAAGGCCGACGTCGCCGAGCTGCTGGCCCGGCTGGCCCGGGTGGAGGACCTGCTCACCGCACGGCCAGCGCCGCCGGGAGCTCCCCCCGGTGCAGGACGACGAGACTGCTGA
- a CDS encoding AAA family ATPase: MHAATRATADAGVDAWASERLGAARVQRLRSLAADPGAPPFFGRTDSGVESFHVGRRHVRDVAGDPVVIDWRAPMSRPFYQASAADPQGLERRRRFGFSEGLLTSYEDESLAADDGPSDLLRQEVERPRSGPMRDIVATIQPDQDDVVRAPLAESICVQGAPGTGKTAVGLHRAAYLLYTHGAQLGRTGVLVVGPNRAFLRYIEQVLPTLGEVEVEQATVADLVDRVPVRAVDAPAVAVLKGDERMAEVLRRALWRGVVKPTESIQVTLTGRRYRIEVDRLKRHVDDLRRSGSGTGDVVHYAAGRERLALTLAEDARRQKEAAGGSPTDAETRTAARSPEVRAFCDAHWPPVDPAGLVARVLSDPDLLARAGRGVLEDAEQALLLRPAARSVRASRWTEADAVLVDEVAGLLERTAGHGHVVVDEAQDLSPMQCRAIARRLGAGSLTVLGDLAQATSPWAVADWSQTLAALGRPDTVVRPLTRGYRVPGEVLAFANRLLPTIAPGLPPATAVRSDPGALQVRRVTALAEPLVEVVTELSGTAGSTGVVCADADVPALVALLAAGGLDAPALTDDAEAARVAVVPASLVKGLEFDHVVVVEPAAIVAAEPRGLHRLYVALTRAVSSLVVLHRGELPAALAVR; this comes from the coding sequence ATGCACGCGGCCACCCGCGCGACCGCCGACGCCGGGGTCGACGCCTGGGCGTCGGAGCGGCTGGGCGCCGCCCGCGTGCAGCGGCTGCGCTCCCTGGCCGCCGACCCGGGCGCGCCCCCGTTCTTCGGCCGCACCGACTCCGGCGTCGAGTCCTTCCACGTCGGCCGGCGGCACGTGCGCGACGTCGCCGGTGACCCGGTGGTCATCGACTGGCGGGCGCCGATGAGCCGGCCGTTCTACCAGGCCAGTGCCGCCGACCCGCAGGGTCTGGAGCGCCGTCGCCGGTTCGGGTTCAGCGAGGGCCTGCTCACCTCCTACGAGGACGAGTCGCTGGCCGCCGACGACGGTCCCTCGGACCTGCTGCGGCAGGAGGTCGAGCGGCCGCGCTCCGGTCCGATGCGCGACATCGTGGCCACCATCCAGCCCGACCAGGACGACGTCGTCCGCGCCCCGCTGGCCGAGTCGATCTGCGTGCAGGGCGCCCCGGGCACCGGCAAGACCGCCGTGGGGCTGCACCGTGCGGCCTACCTGCTCTACACACACGGCGCCCAGCTGGGTCGCACCGGCGTCCTGGTCGTCGGCCCCAACCGGGCGTTCCTGCGCTACATCGAGCAGGTGCTGCCCACCCTCGGCGAGGTCGAGGTGGAGCAGGCCACGGTCGCCGACCTGGTCGACCGGGTGCCGGTGCGTGCGGTCGACGCCCCCGCCGTCGCCGTCCTGAAGGGCGACGAGCGGATGGCCGAGGTGCTGCGCCGGGCGCTGTGGCGCGGGGTGGTGAAGCCGACGGAGTCCATCCAGGTGACGCTCACCGGCCGCCGGTACCGGATCGAGGTGGACCGGCTCAAGCGGCACGTGGACGACCTGCGCCGCTCGGGCTCGGGCACCGGGGACGTCGTGCACTACGCCGCCGGCCGGGAACGACTGGCCCTGACCCTGGCCGAGGACGCCCGCCGGCAGAAGGAGGCGGCCGGCGGCAGCCCCACCGACGCCGAGACCCGGACGGCGGCCCGGTCACCCGAGGTGCGGGCGTTCTGCGACGCGCACTGGCCCCCGGTCGACCCCGCGGGGCTGGTCGCCCGGGTGCTGTCGGACCCCGACCTGCTCGCCCGGGCCGGCCGGGGGGTGCTGGAGGACGCCGAGCAGGCGCTGCTCCTGCGGCCGGCGGCCCGCTCGGTGCGCGCCTCCCGCTGGACCGAGGCCGACGCGGTGCTGGTCGACGAGGTCGCCGGGCTGCTGGAGCGGACGGCGGGTCACGGGCACGTGGTCGTCGACGAGGCGCAGGACCTGTCCCCGATGCAGTGCCGGGCCATCGCGCGCCGGCTGGGCGCCGGGTCGCTGACCGTGCTGGGTGACCTGGCCCAGGCGACCAGCCCGTGGGCGGTCGCCGACTGGTCGCAGACGCTGGCCGCGCTGGGCCGCCCGGACACCGTCGTCCGGCCGCTGACCCGCGGGTACCGGGTGCCCGGGGAGGTGCTGGCGTTCGCCAACCGGTTGCTGCCGACCATCGCGCCCGGTCTGCCGCCGGCGACCGCGGTGCGCTCGGACCCCGGTGCGCTGCAGGTGCGCCGGGTGACCGCGCTGGCCGAGCCGCTGGTGGAGGTCGTGACGGAGCTGTCCGGCACGGCGGGCTCGACCGGGGTGGTCTGCGCGGACGCCGACGTGCCGGCGCTGGTCGCCCTGCTGGCCGCCGGTGGACTCGACGCGCCGGCGCTCACCGACGACGCCGAGGCCGCCCGGGTCGCCGTCGTCCCCGCGTCGCTGGTGAAGGGCCTGGAGTTCGACCACGTCGTGGTCGTCGAGCCCGCCGCCATCGTCGCCGCCGAGCCGCGCGGGCTGCACCGGCTCTACGTCGCCCTGACCCGGGCGGTCAGCAGTCTCGTCGTCCTGCACCGGGGGGAGCTCCCGGCGGCGCTGGCCGTGCGGTGA
- a CDS encoding alpha/beta fold hydrolase produces MPTAVLVHGGFHGGWCWQRVAAPLRAAGWTVHAPSLSGAGEHAHLLTAATTLADRVTAVVRLVELEDLRDVVLVGHSAGGMVTTGVADRLPDRVRHLLYLDAVVPLPGQSHLDVLDQGEPDDVVARRRARRAQPGFPGERWRLTPDRSRAADLGVEDPADRAWVDARLTDDSLAVWAEPLAFGPSAAPRTYVRATRWAQPFADHLLARAAADPAWRTVSLDVGHDLMVTAPDAVVELVRAVG; encoded by the coding sequence GTGCCCACCGCCGTCCTGGTGCACGGGGGCTTCCACGGCGGCTGGTGCTGGCAGCGGGTCGCCGCCCCGCTGCGCGCCGCGGGCTGGACGGTGCACGCGCCGAGCCTGTCCGGGGCCGGTGAGCACGCCCACCTGCTCACCGCGGCGACGACGCTGGCCGACCGGGTGACCGCCGTGGTCCGGCTGGTCGAGCTGGAGGACCTCCGCGACGTCGTCCTGGTCGGGCACAGCGCCGGCGGGATGGTCACCACCGGGGTGGCCGACCGGCTCCCCGACCGGGTGCGGCACCTGCTGTACCTGGACGCGGTGGTCCCGCTGCCGGGCCAGTCGCACCTGGACGTCCTCGACCAGGGCGAGCCCGACGACGTCGTCGCCCGGCGCCGGGCCCGCCGCGCGCAGCCGGGCTTCCCCGGGGAGCGCTGGCGGCTGACCCCCGACCGCTCCCGGGCCGCCGACCTGGGCGTCGAGGACCCGGCCGACCGGGCCTGGGTGGACGCCCGGCTGACCGACGACTCCCTCGCGGTCTGGGCCGAGCCCCTGGCGTTCGGGCCCTCGGCGGCGCCGCGCACCTACGTGCGGGCGACCCGCTGGGCGCAGCCCTTCGCCGACCACCTGCTGGCCCGGGCCGCCGCGGACCCGGCCTGGCGCACCGTCTCCCTCGACGTCGGGCACGACCTGATGGTCACCGCGCCCGACGCCGTCGTGGAGTTGGTCCGCGCGGTGGGCTGA
- a CDS encoding enoyl-CoA hydratase/isomerase family protein (catalyzes the formation of 3-hydroxy-2-methylpropanoate from 3-hydroxy-2-methylpropanoyl-CoA) — MTDDVRIGLQGAVGRITLTRPRAINALTHPMIAAVDAALAAWAQDDAVECVLVDSEGDRGFCAGGDVKAIRESALGDGVAARALWRDEYRMNARIGAYPKPVVTLLPGIVLGGGVGLGCHASLRVVTSSSRLGMPEVTIGLVPDVGGTHLLAHAPGELGTHLALTGTSAGPADAIACGLADVCVSSLDGLDAPTTWASLESAVRAAAVDPGPPELDRGWIDACYAGDDAAVVVERLLASDVPAAREAGELIGTKSPTAVAVTLAAVRSAATMTLPEALVQEYRISSASLGRPDVAEGIRAQVVEKTRDPHWRPASLAGVDPGEVARHLAPRADDLEL, encoded by the coding sequence GTGACCGACGACGTCCGGATCGGCCTGCAGGGCGCCGTCGGGCGGATCACCCTCACCCGACCGCGGGCGATCAACGCCCTGACCCACCCGATGATCGCCGCGGTCGACGCCGCGCTCGCCGCCTGGGCGCAGGACGACGCCGTCGAGTGCGTGCTCGTCGACAGCGAGGGCGACCGCGGGTTCTGCGCCGGCGGCGACGTCAAGGCGATCCGGGAGTCCGCGCTCGGGGACGGTGTGGCCGCCCGGGCCCTGTGGCGTGACGAGTACCGGATGAACGCCCGGATCGGCGCCTACCCCAAGCCGGTGGTGACCCTGCTGCCCGGGATCGTGCTGGGCGGCGGGGTCGGGCTGGGCTGCCACGCCTCGCTGCGGGTGGTGACGTCGTCGTCCCGGCTGGGGATGCCGGAGGTGACCATCGGGCTGGTGCCCGACGTCGGCGGCACCCACCTGCTGGCGCACGCCCCGGGCGAGCTGGGCACCCACCTGGCGCTCACCGGGACCTCGGCCGGGCCGGCCGACGCGATCGCCTGCGGGCTGGCCGACGTGTGCGTCTCCTCCCTCGACGGCCTGGACGCGCCGACCACGTGGGCCTCCCTGGAGTCGGCCGTCCGGGCCGCGGCGGTCGACCCGGGACCACCCGAGCTCGACCGCGGCTGGATCGACGCCTGCTACGCCGGGGACGACGCCGCCGTGGTCGTCGAGCGGCTGCTGGCCTCCGACGTGCCCGCCGCCCGGGAGGCCGGGGAGCTGATCGGCACCAAGAGCCCGACCGCGGTCGCCGTCACCCTCGCCGCGGTGCGCTCGGCGGCGACCATGACCCTGCCCGAGGCGCTGGTGCAGGAGTACCGGATCTCCTCGGCGAGCCTGGGTCGGCCCGACGTCGCCGAGGGCATCCGGGCCCAGGTGGTGGAGAAGACCCGCGACCCGCACTGGCGGCCCGCGAGCCTGGCCGGGGTGGACCCGGGCGAGGTGGCCCGCCACCTCGCGCCCCGGGCCGACGACCTGGAGCTCTGA
- a CDS encoding 3-hydroxybutyryl-CoA dehydrogenase, with protein sequence MGMQRIAVIGGGTMGAGIAEVSARAGCDVVVVEADEAGAERFRARMEKSLQRAATSGRISQEDADAAFARVDVATSLQAVVHSELVIEAAPEIEELKLDLFRKLDEILPPDAILASNTSSIPLVKMASVTKRPDKVVGVHFFNPAPVLPLVEIVASLLTSDETLATVTDFAETQLGKTTIRSKDRAGFIVNALLIPYVLSAIRMMESGFASAEDIDAGMVQGCAHPQGPLALADLIGLDTTAAVAQSMYAEFKEPLYAPPPLLLRMVDAGLLGRKTGRGFFPYAK encoded by the coding sequence TTGGGGATGCAGCGCATCGCAGTCATCGGTGGCGGCACCATGGGGGCCGGCATCGCCGAGGTCAGCGCCCGGGCGGGCTGCGACGTCGTCGTGGTCGAGGCCGACGAGGCCGGCGCCGAGCGGTTCCGGGCCCGGATGGAGAAGTCGCTGCAGCGCGCGGCGACCTCGGGCCGGATCTCCCAGGAGGACGCCGACGCCGCGTTCGCCCGGGTCGACGTCGCCACCTCGCTGCAGGCCGTCGTGCACTCCGAGCTGGTCATCGAGGCCGCGCCGGAGATCGAGGAGCTCAAGCTCGACCTGTTCCGCAAGCTCGACGAGATCCTCCCGCCGGACGCGATCCTGGCCTCGAACACCTCCTCCATCCCGCTGGTGAAGATGGCCAGCGTCACCAAGCGGCCGGACAAGGTCGTCGGGGTGCACTTCTTCAACCCCGCGCCCGTGCTGCCGCTGGTGGAGATCGTGGCCAGCCTGCTGACCAGCGACGAGACGCTCGCGACGGTCACCGACTTCGCCGAGACCCAGCTGGGCAAGACCACGATCCGCTCCAAGGACCGGGCCGGGTTCATCGTGAACGCCCTGCTCATCCCCTACGTGCTGAGCGCGATCCGGATGATGGAGTCCGGCTTCGCCTCCGCCGAGGACATCGACGCCGGCATGGTGCAGGGCTGCGCCCACCCGCAGGGCCCCCTCGCCCTGGCCGACCTGATCGGGCTGGACACCACCGCGGCCGTCGCGCAGTCGATGTACGCGGAGTTCAAGGAGCCGCTGTACGCCCCGCCGCCGCTGCTGCTGCGGATGGTCGACGCGGGTCTGCTCGGCCGGAAGACCGGCCGGGGCTTCTTCCCCTACGCGAAGTAG
- a CDS encoding methylmalonyl-CoA mutase → MADLHVPANPVRFVTAASLFDGHDAAINVMRRLLQAQGAEVVHLGHDRSVATVVRAAMEEDAQGIALSSYQGGHVEYFSYLVEELERHGAGHVQVFGGGGGVIVPEEIATLRERGVKIFAPEDGQKLGLPGMINTLIEACDVDLAGAGPDVEALLTGDPAALARAITVLEAGRSPELAERVTKEAAQRHVPVLGITGTGGSGKSSLTDELLRRLRLDQEDKLRIAVLAVDPSRRRGGGALLGDRIRMNALETGDRNSTFFRSLATRTAGAQVPEHLDHVISAVKAAGYDLVIVETPGIGQGDAAILPYSDVSLYVMTPEFGAASQLEKIDMLDFADVVAVNKFERRGAEDARRDVARQMVRNREAFGQSWDTMPVFGTSAARFNDDGVTALFQELKTLLAAKGLALGSGVLPHVDVRASSGLTSVVPSSKARYLADVADTVRAYHRTTAEQAALVRQRQHLTTAAQLLDGEAAQAAAAKAAAVEGELLPAVKHLLDEWPARVEEYSGDELVYTVRGKEIHTPLTRETLSGNKVRRVALPRTDDDAQLVGWLRRENVPGHFPYTAGVFPFKRQGEAPARMFAGEGDAFRTNKRFQMLSAGNEATRLSTAFDSVTLYGRDPELRPDVYGKVGTSGVSIATVDDMKVLYDGFDLCAPSTSVSMTINGPAPAILAMFMNTAIDQRLDRFRSDEGREPTGDEVAETRAWVLANVRGTVQADILKEDQGQNTCIFSTEFALRCMADIQEWFIQEKVRNFYSVSISGYHIAEAGANPISQLAFTLANGFTYVEAYLARGMSIDDFAPNLSFFFSNGMDAEYTVIGRVARRIWAVAMKERYGANPRAQQLKYHVQTSGRSLHAQEMDFNDIRTSLQALCAIYDNANSLHTNAYDEAVTTPSAHSVRRALAIQMIIDREWGLAMNENPLQGSFVVDELTELVEEAVLAEFDRIAERGGVLGAMETGYQRGRIQDESMLYEHRKHDGSLPIIGVNTWLDPNAGQQEPQTVELARATESEKQSQLDRLADFHARHAAEAPEALAKLQDAAMHGGNVFDALMEAVRTCSLGQISEAFFEVGGQYRRNV, encoded by the coding sequence ATGGCCGACCTCCACGTCCCCGCGAACCCGGTCCGGTTCGTCACCGCCGCGAGCCTGTTCGACGGCCACGACGCCGCGATCAACGTGATGCGGCGGCTGCTGCAGGCCCAGGGCGCCGAGGTCGTGCACCTCGGGCACGACCGCAGCGTGGCCACCGTCGTCCGCGCGGCGATGGAGGAGGACGCCCAGGGCATCGCGCTGAGCTCCTACCAGGGCGGGCACGTCGAGTACTTCAGCTACCTGGTCGAGGAGCTGGAGCGGCACGGCGCCGGGCACGTGCAGGTGTTCGGCGGGGGCGGCGGCGTGATCGTCCCCGAGGAGATCGCCACCCTCCGCGAGCGCGGTGTGAAGATCTTCGCCCCCGAGGACGGCCAGAAGCTCGGCCTGCCCGGGATGATCAACACCCTCATCGAGGCCTGCGACGTCGACCTGGCCGGTGCCGGGCCGGACGTCGAGGCGCTGCTCACCGGCGACCCGGCCGCCCTGGCCCGGGCGATCACCGTGCTCGAGGCCGGCCGCTCCCCCGAGCTCGCCGAGCGGGTGACGAAGGAGGCGGCGCAGCGGCACGTCCCCGTCCTGGGCATCACCGGCACCGGCGGCTCGGGCAAGTCCTCGCTGACCGACGAGCTGCTCCGCCGGCTCCGGCTGGACCAGGAGGACAAGCTCCGCATCGCCGTCCTCGCCGTCGACCCGTCCCGTCGCCGCGGCGGCGGTGCACTGCTGGGCGACCGGATCCGGATGAACGCGCTGGAGACCGGCGACCGCAACTCCACGTTCTTCCGCTCGCTGGCCACCCGCACCGCCGGTGCTCAGGTGCCCGAGCACCTCGACCACGTCATCTCCGCGGTCAAGGCCGCCGGATACGACCTGGTGATCGTGGAGACCCCGGGCATCGGCCAGGGCGATGCCGCGATCCTCCCGTACAGCGACGTCTCGCTGTACGTGATGACGCCGGAGTTCGGCGCCGCCTCACAGCTGGAGAAGATCGACATGCTCGACTTCGCCGACGTCGTCGCGGTGAACAAGTTCGAGCGCCGCGGCGCCGAGGACGCCCGCCGCGACGTGGCCCGGCAGATGGTCCGCAACCGCGAGGCGTTCGGGCAGAGCTGGGACACCATGCCGGTCTTCGGCACCAGCGCCGCCCGGTTCAACGACGACGGCGTCACCGCGCTGTTCCAGGAGCTCAAGACGCTGCTGGCCGCCAAGGGCCTGGCGCTGGGCTCGGGCGTGCTGCCGCACGTCGACGTCCGGGCGTCGTCCGGGCTGACCAGCGTCGTCCCCTCGTCGAAGGCCCGGTACCTGGCCGACGTCGCCGACACCGTGCGCGCCTACCACCGGACGACGGCCGAGCAGGCCGCCCTGGTGCGCCAGCGTCAGCACCTCACCACCGCCGCGCAGCTGCTGGACGGCGAGGCCGCACAGGCCGCCGCCGCCAAGGCCGCCGCGGTCGAGGGCGAGCTGCTGCCCGCGGTCAAGCACCTGCTCGACGAGTGGCCGGCCCGGGTCGAGGAGTACTCCGGCGACGAGCTGGTCTACACCGTGCGCGGCAAGGAGATCCACACCCCGCTGACCCGGGAGACCCTCAGCGGCAACAAGGTGCGCCGGGTGGCCCTGCCGCGCACCGACGACGACGCCCAGCTGGTCGGCTGGCTGCGTCGGGAGAACGTCCCCGGCCACTTCCCGTACACCGCCGGCGTCTTCCCGTTCAAGCGGCAGGGCGAGGCCCCGGCCCGGATGTTCGCCGGCGAGGGCGACGCGTTCCGCACCAACAAGCGCTTCCAGATGCTGTCGGCGGGCAACGAGGCCACCCGGCTGTCGACCGCCTTCGACTCGGTGACCCTCTACGGCCGCGACCCCGAGCTGCGCCCCGACGTCTACGGCAAGGTCGGCACCTCAGGTGTCTCCATCGCCACCGTCGACGACATGAAGGTGCTCTACGACGGCTTCGACCTCTGCGCGCCGAGCACCTCGGTGTCGATGACCATCAACGGCCCCGCGCCGGCGATCCTGGCCATGTTCATGAACACCGCGATCGACCAGCGGCTGGACCGCTTCCGGTCCGACGAGGGCCGCGAGCCCACCGGGGACGAGGTCGCCGAGACCCGCGCGTGGGTGCTGGCCAACGTCCGCGGCACGGTGCAGGCCGACATCCTCAAGGAGGACCAGGGCCAGAACACCTGCATCTTCTCCACCGAGTTCGCGCTGCGCTGCATGGCCGACATCCAGGAGTGGTTCATCCAGGAGAAGGTGCGCAACTTCTACTCGGTCTCGATCTCCGGCTACCACATCGCCGAGGCCGGGGCGAACCCCATCAGCCAGCTGGCCTTCACGCTGGCCAACGGGTTCACCTACGTCGAGGCCTACCTGGCCCGCGGCATGAGCATCGACGACTTCGCGCCCAACCTGAGCTTCTTCTTCTCCAACGGGATGGACGCCGAGTACACCGTCATCGGCCGGGTGGCCCGCCGGATCTGGGCGGTGGCCATGAAGGAGCGCTACGGCGCCAACCCCCGGGCCCAGCAGCTGAAGTACCACGTGCAGACGTCGGGCCGCTCCCTGCACGCCCAGGAGATGGACTTCAACGACATCCGGACGTCGCTGCAGGCGCTGTGCGCGATCTACGACAACGCCAACTCCCTGCACACCAACGCCTACGACGAGGCCGTGACCACCCCCTCGGCGCACTCGGTGCGCCGCGCGCTGGCCATCCAGATGATCATCGACCGGGAGTGGGGCCTGGCGATGAACGAGAACCCGCTGCAGGGCTCGTTCGTCGTCGACGAGCTGACCGAGCTGGTCGAGGAGGCCGTGCTGGCCGAGTTCGACCGCATCGCCGAGCGCGGCGGGGTGCTGGGCGCCATGGAGACCGGCTACCAGCGCGGTCGCATCCAGGACGAGTCGATGCTCTACGAGCACCGCAAGCACGACGGCTCGCTGCCGATCATCGGGGTCAACACCTGGCTGGACCCGAACGCCGGGCAGCAGGAGCCGCAGACCGTCGAGCTGGCCCGGGCCACCGAGTCGGAGAAGCAGTCCCAGCTGGACCGCCTCGCCGACTTCCACGCCCGGCACGCCGCCGAGGCCCCCGAGGCCCTGGCGAAGCTGCAGGACGCGGCCATGCACGGCGGCAACGTCTTCGACGCGCTCATGGAGGCCGTGCGGACCTGCTCGCTCGGGCAGATCAGCGAGGCGTTCTTCGAGGTGGGCGGGCAGTACCGCCGCAACGTCTGA
- a CDS encoding MarR family transcriptional regulator has product MALPFDPVAEAARQWREHGWEDAADGMTAVTSIMRAQAIVLARVEEVLRPLGLSFARYELLQLLSFTRSGSLPMARAGALLQVHPASVTNAATRLEAAGFVQRRPHPDDGRAVLVEITEQGRSVAAKATDELNAGVFRRPGLSADSVRTLVDVVRELRADAGDFA; this is encoded by the coding sequence ATGGCGCTGCCCTTCGACCCGGTGGCGGAGGCCGCGCGCCAGTGGCGGGAGCACGGGTGGGAGGACGCCGCCGACGGGATGACCGCGGTCACCTCGATCATGCGGGCCCAGGCGATCGTGCTGGCCCGGGTGGAGGAGGTGCTCCGGCCGCTGGGGCTCTCCTTCGCCCGGTACGAGCTGCTGCAGCTGCTGAGCTTCACCCGGTCCGGGTCGCTGCCGATGGCCCGGGCCGGGGCGCTCCTGCAGGTGCACCCCGCCTCGGTCACCAACGCCGCGACCCGGCTGGAGGCAGCCGGGTTCGTGCAGCGGCGGCCACACCCCGACGACGGCCGGGCCGTGCTGGTGGAGATCACCGAGCAGGGCCGGTCGGTGGCGGCCAAGGCCACCGACGAGCTCAACGCCGGGGTCTTCCGTCGCCCCGGGCTGTCGGCGGACTCGGTCCGCACGCTGGTAGACGTCGTCCGGGAGCTGCGGGCCGACGCCGGGGACTTCGCGTGA
- a CDS encoding cobalamin-binding protein — MDDDLGTPVVLPRPPRRIVSLVPSLTEAFAVTVPDRLVGATDWCTHPADLDVTRVRGTKNPDRAAIAALEPDLVVCNQEENRQLDVERLRSAGTAVWVTAIETLDGALTSMDRLFTEVLDVGTPDWLATARSAWAAPAAPGPRVAVPIWRDPWMWVGARTFTGDMLTRLGLVNAVSEERYPKAEPADVDAELFLLPDEPYVFTADDGPDAFPGRATALVSGRLLTWYGPSLATARADLTAALQRGNP, encoded by the coding sequence CTGGACGACGACCTCGGCACCCCCGTGGTCCTCCCCCGCCCGCCGCGCCGCATCGTCTCCCTGGTGCCCTCGCTGACCGAGGCGTTCGCGGTGACCGTGCCCGACCGGCTCGTCGGGGCCACCGACTGGTGCACCCACCCCGCCGACCTCGACGTCACCCGGGTGCGCGGCACCAAGAACCCCGACCGGGCAGCGATCGCCGCCCTCGAGCCGGACCTCGTGGTGTGCAACCAGGAGGAGAACCGCCAGCTGGACGTCGAACGGCTGCGATCGGCCGGCACCGCCGTCTGGGTCACCGCGATCGAGACCCTGGACGGCGCGCTGACCTCGATGGACCGGCTGTTCACCGAGGTGCTCGACGTCGGCACCCCGGACTGGCTGGCCACCGCCCGCAGCGCCTGGGCCGCCCCGGCTGCCCCCGGGCCACGCGTCGCCGTCCCGATCTGGCGTGACCCGTGGATGTGGGTGGGCGCCCGCACCTTCACCGGCGACATGCTGACCCGCCTCGGCCTGGTCAACGCCGTGTCCGAGGAGCGTTACCCGAAGGCCGAGCCCGCCGACGTGGACGCCGAGCTGTTCCTGCTGCCCGACGAGCCCTACGTCTTCACCGCCGACGACGGGCCCGATGCCTTCCCTGGCCGTGCGACCGCGCTGGTCAGCGGCCGGCTGCTCACCTGGTACGGCCCGTCCCTGGCCACCGCTCGTGCCGACCTGACCGCCGCCCTGCAGAGAGGGAACCCGTGA
- a CDS encoding MBL fold metallo-hydrolase, giving the protein MSSTTTDPVLPPPVLQEVADGVFAYVQPDGTWWVNNTGLLVGRRGAAIVDTCSTEKRTRAFRDTIATVTDQPVRTLVNTHHHGDHTHGNWLFGGATVVGHEGTREGVLAAGIPGDQPFWTPFEIGEVVLEPPFLTYTDGVTLWVNDRRVEVTHVGTPAHTTNDSVVWLPEQKTLFAGDLLFAGGTPFLVMGSLAGAIEVLEQVVTPLGAQTIVPGHGPVAGPELVTQILGYLHWLDGVARDSFAAGVAPLEAARSVDLGEYAGWSDAERIVGNLHRAHAELAGGARGCRIDVPAALADMVTYNGGQRLTCIA; this is encoded by the coding sequence GTGAGCTCCACGACGACCGACCCCGTGCTCCCCCCGCCCGTGCTGCAGGAGGTCGCCGACGGCGTCTTCGCCTACGTGCAGCCCGACGGCACCTGGTGGGTGAACAACACCGGCCTGCTGGTCGGCCGCCGCGGTGCCGCGATCGTGGACACCTGCTCCACCGAGAAGCGCACCCGGGCCTTCCGGGACACCATCGCCACGGTCACCGACCAGCCGGTGCGCACCCTGGTGAACACCCACCACCACGGCGACCACACGCACGGCAACTGGCTGTTCGGCGGGGCCACCGTGGTCGGCCACGAGGGCACCCGGGAGGGCGTGCTCGCCGCCGGGATCCCCGGCGACCAGCCGTTCTGGACCCCGTTCGAGATCGGCGAGGTCGTCCTGGAGCCGCCGTTCCTCACCTACACCGACGGCGTCACCCTCTGGGTCAACGACCGCCGGGTCGAGGTCACACACGTCGGCACCCCGGCGCACACCACCAACGACTCGGTCGTGTGGCTGCCCGAGCAGAAGACGCTGTTCGCCGGCGACCTGCTCTTCGCCGGTGGCACCCCGTTCCTGGTGATGGGCTCGCTGGCCGGTGCGATCGAGGTGCTGGAGCAGGTCGTCACCCCGCTGGGGGCCCAGACGATCGTCCCCGGCCACGGGCCGGTGGCCGGCCCCGAGCTGGTGACGCAGATCCTGGGCTACCTGCACTGGCTCGACGGCGTCGCCCGCGACTCCTTCGCCGCCGGGGTCGCGCCCCTGGAGGCCGCCCGCAGCGTCGACCTGGGCGAGTACGCCGGGTGGAGCGACGCCGAACGGATCGTGGGCAACCTGCACCGGGCGCACGCCGAGCTCGCCGGGGGCGCGCGGGGCTGCAGGATCGACGTCCCCGCCGCACTGGCCGACATGGTCACCTACAACGGCGGGCAGCGGCTGACCTGCATCGCGTGA